In Methanosarcina siciliae T4/M, one genomic interval encodes:
- a CDS encoding M24 family metallopeptidase gives MKETDFSIKKALEEAGADAYLMTGDIHSADIYYVTRFLASDEFIYLQTESGREILFISEMERGRAEIESRVSNIKTTQDFGYREKIKEKKDASIAYAACISELLLEEKVKKIAVAYDFPIFYSKYLTEAGFTVLPVKSPFRKMRTVKGPEEIEAIKYAQMAGEKAMEAAIALIAGAEERDDILYFEGQVLTGAKVNSVIDHTLLDFGCEAEETIVSCGEDTSNPHGTTEGSLRANAPIILDIFPRSKKKRYFADMTRTVTRGEASEKLKAMYETVLTVQQKALEMVKPGVHSSEIHRAVCDLFEARGYHTYRSGSKAGFTHSTGHGVGLDIHELPSVGENGAIMEAGNVITIEPGLYYPGIGGIRLEDMVLVTETGCENLTGLEKRFVLK, from the coding sequence ATGAAAGAGACAGACTTCAGTATAAAAAAGGCCCTTGAGGAAGCAGGAGCAGACGCCTATCTGATGACAGGGGATATTCACAGTGCCGATATTTACTACGTAACCCGCTTCCTGGCATCGGACGAGTTCATTTACCTGCAAACCGAAAGCGGGAGAGAAATTCTTTTCATCTCAGAAATGGAGCGCGGAAGAGCTGAAATCGAGTCAAGGGTTTCGAATATAAAAACCACTCAGGACTTTGGCTACCGTGAAAAAATCAAGGAGAAAAAGGATGCATCTATTGCCTATGCAGCCTGTATATCCGAGCTGCTCCTTGAAGAAAAAGTAAAAAAAATTGCTGTAGCCTACGATTTTCCTATCTTTTACTCAAAATACCTTACAGAAGCAGGTTTTACCGTACTGCCTGTAAAAAGCCCTTTCAGGAAAATGAGAACTGTGAAGGGACCGGAAGAGATTGAAGCCATAAAGTATGCTCAAATGGCGGGAGAAAAGGCAATGGAAGCAGCAATTGCCCTGATAGCAGGAGCAGAGGAAAGGGATGACATACTCTATTTTGAAGGGCAGGTCCTTACCGGGGCTAAAGTAAACTCGGTAATTGACCATACCCTGCTGGATTTCGGGTGTGAAGCCGAAGAGACAATTGTTTCCTGCGGGGAAGACACCTCAAACCCTCACGGAACTACGGAAGGCTCTCTCAGGGCAAATGCCCCAATCATCCTGGACATATTCCCAAGGAGCAAAAAGAAGCGTTATTTTGCAGACATGACGCGGACCGTGACCAGAGGCGAAGCTTCGGAAAAACTAAAGGCAATGTATGAAACCGTACTTACAGTCCAGCAAAAAGCGCTGGAAATGGTTAAGCCCGGAGTTCATTCATCTGAAATACACAGGGCGGTCTGTGACCTTTTTGAGGCAAGGGGGTATCACACCTACAGAAGCGGGTCAAAAGCCGGATTTACTCATTCTACAGGCCATGGGGTAGGGCTTGACATCCACGAACTTCCCAGTGTAGGAGAAAACGGAGCTATCATGGAGGCAGGCAACGTGATAACCATCGAGCCGGGCCTGTATTATCCGGGAATAGGGGGTATCCGGCTTGAGGATATGGTACTGGTTACCGAAACCGGATGTGAGAACCTTACAGGACTGGAAAAGAGATTTGTATTAAAATAA